In the genome of Natronorubrum daqingense, the window TCACCGTCAGCGCCTGCTCGAAGACGTACTCGATGACGGGCTGGCGACTCGGCTGGGTCGTTGGCGCAAACCCGCGTATCGAACGCATGCTGCGCGTCCACCAGTACGGCCAAGCGTGTGCCTCCGCGCCCGCACAGTACGCCGCCGAAGCCGCACTGACCGGGCCACAGGAGCCGGTCGACGAGATGGTCGCGGCCTTCGAAGACCGACGGGACGTCGTCCTCGACGGTCTCGAGGACGCCGGCCTCGAGGTTCCCAAACCCGAGGGGGCGTTTTACGCGATGCCGAACGTCCCCGAGGGATGGTGCGAGGAAGTGCTCGAGCGCGACGTCATCGTCGTCCCCGGTGACGCCTTCGGCGCGAACGGCGAGGGCTACGCTCGCCTCTCCTACGCGACGGGAATGGAGGAGTTGAAAGACGCCCTCGAGATCATCGACGCGGCGACGCAGGCGGTTCGATAGCGTCGCACCTGGGCGTCCCGTCGGTTCGACGCTTCGAATCGAGTTACGATCTCAGGTCGCTTCGAACTGCTCGAGAATCGTCTCGCAAAAGGCGTCGAGATCGTCCGGGTTTCGGCTGGTGATCAGCCCGTCGTCGGTGACGACCTCCTCGTCGACCCACTCGCCGCCGGCGTTGCGAACGTCGGTCTGGAGGCTGTGATAGGAGGTGAGCGTCCGACCGTCGACGACGCCCGCTTCGACCAGCGTCCAGGGGCCGTGACAGATCACGGCGGTGGGCTTTCCGTCCTCGACGTGTGCCCGGAGGAGGTCGACCCCGGCCTCGCGCGTCCGGAGCGTGTCGGCTCCGACGGTGCCGCCGGGAACGATTACCCCGTCGTAGTCTTCGGCCGAAACGTCCTCGAACGTCGTCTCGATTTCGTACGCGTCACTCTCCTCGAGGTCGTTAGTGACCGTCTGGCCCTCGCCGGTTTCGTGGCCGACGACGTCGACCGTCGCGCCGGCGTCTTCGACGGCTTGCTTCGGTTCGGTGAACTCGACTTCTTCCGTCCCTTCTTGTGCGAGGAAGATCGCGACGTCGACGCCCTCGAGGTCGTGATTAGTTGAGTTGCTCATCACCGACTCCTGCACCCAGCGGACGGACAAACGTTGGACTTGCTGGTGCAGTCAGCGAGTCCAGCGAATCTTCTTCGACTCGCCGAGCGACGCAGACACTGTACGCTTATGGCGTTCTAGCGGATGGTTTCACACGATATGCGCGCTGTCCGTCTTCACGAGCACGGCGATACCGACGTACTGCAGGTCGAAGACATCGAGCGACCGACGCCCGACGAGGACGAACTCCTCCTCGAGGTGGCCGCGGCCGGGGTCAAC includes:
- a CDS encoding type 1 glutamine amidotransferase domain-containing protein, with product MSNSTNHDLEGVDVAIFLAQEGTEEVEFTEPKQAVEDAGATVDVVGHETGEGQTVTNDLEESDAYEIETTFEDVSAEDYDGVIVPGGTVGADTLRTREAGVDLLRAHVEDGKPTAVICHGPWTLVEAGVVDGRTLTSYHSLQTDVRNAGGEWVDEEVVTDDGLITSRNPDDLDAFCETILEQFEAT